A stretch of Microbacterium sp. LWH3-1.2 DNA encodes these proteins:
- the atpE gene encoding ATP synthase F0 subunit C, translating to MDATTVLAEVSGSIATVGYGLAAIGPAIGVGIVVGKTIEGVARQPELAGRLQVLMWIGIAFTEALAFIGIATGFIFGF from the coding sequence GTGGACGCAACTACGGTTCTCGCCGAGGTCTCCGGCTCCATCGCCACCGTCGGTTACGGCCTCGCCGCGATCGGCCCGGCCATCGGCGTGGGCATCGTCGTCGGCAAGACGATCGAGGGCGTCGCCCGCCAGCCCGAGCTGGCCGGCCGCCTGCAGGTGCTCATGTGGATCGGTATCGCCTTCACCGAGGCGCTCGCCTTCATCGGCATCGCGACCGGCTTCATCTTCGGCTTCTGA
- a CDS encoding F0F1 ATP synthase subunit B has product MLNALVTYAAEEGAEAAHNPLLPAWYDIIWSSVCFIVILVIFWKVALPRMKKLLDERSAAIEGNIAKADEAQRKAEAALEEYTAQLAEARKEAGEIRDAAREDGKKIVAEAKETASAEAARLTTTAHAQIEAERQTALVSLRSEVGTLALDLAGGVIGETLSDDKKAQAVVDRFLAELEESEGAKA; this is encoded by the coding sequence ATGCTGAACGCTCTTGTCACGTACGCCGCGGAAGAGGGCGCCGAAGCGGCGCACAACCCTCTGCTCCCCGCGTGGTACGACATCATCTGGTCGTCGGTGTGCTTCATCGTCATCCTGGTCATCTTCTGGAAGGTCGCCCTTCCTCGGATGAAGAAGCTGCTCGACGAGCGCTCCGCTGCGATCGAGGGCAACATCGCCAAGGCCGACGAAGCACAGCGCAAGGCGGAAGCCGCCCTCGAGGAGTACACGGCGCAGCTCGCCGAAGCGCGCAAGGAGGCCGGTGAGATCCGCGACGCCGCCCGCGAGGACGGCAAGAAGATCGTCGCCGAGGCCAAGGAGACGGCTTCCGCCGAGGCCGCGCGCTTGACCACGACCGCGCACGCGCAGATCGAGGCCGAGCGCCAGACCGCGCTCGTCTCGCTGCGCAGCGAGGTGGGCACGCTCGCCCTCGACCTCGCCGGCGGCGTGATCGGCGAGACGCTGTCCGACGACAAGAAGGCTCAGGCCGTCGTCGACCGCTTCCTCGCCGAGCTCGAAGAGTCCGAAGGGGCCAAGGCGTAA
- a CDS encoding F0F1 ATP synthase subunit delta produces the protein MGSATTQALAATTAALRAASGVDLDVAGELFAVARAVGDSSQLSGALADSAAPAEARRQVVADVFGNAVKPTTASLLTTAVAQRWSSSEDLVDGIEELAVRAAAVADARADVEAELFAFTRTVADNPELELALGSRLGEPAAKGVLVETLLKGRAGAGATLIAASLVRQPRGRRVRRLLSRASEVVGDQRNRAVATVVAAAPLSAAQSERLTAALAKRYGTPVSLNTIVDPTVVGGIRVQIADDVIDASVSSRLADLRQRLAG, from the coding sequence ATGGGCAGCGCGACCACTCAGGCCCTGGCGGCGACGACGGCGGCGCTGCGCGCCGCGTCGGGCGTCGACCTCGACGTGGCCGGCGAGCTGTTCGCCGTGGCGCGCGCCGTGGGCGACTCGTCGCAGCTGAGCGGCGCGCTCGCCGACTCCGCCGCGCCGGCCGAGGCCCGCCGACAGGTCGTCGCCGACGTGTTCGGCAATGCCGTCAAGCCCACGACGGCGTCGCTGCTGACGACCGCCGTCGCGCAGCGGTGGTCCTCATCCGAGGATCTCGTGGACGGCATCGAGGAACTCGCGGTGCGGGCAGCGGCCGTCGCCGATGCGAGGGCCGACGTCGAGGCCGAGCTGTTCGCGTTCACGCGCACGGTGGCCGACAACCCCGAGCTCGAACTCGCGCTGGGCAGCCGACTGGGTGAGCCCGCCGCGAAGGGCGTGCTCGTCGAGACGCTGCTCAAGGGCCGCGCGGGCGCGGGGGCGACGCTGATCGCGGCATCCCTCGTCCGTCAGCCTCGCGGCAGGCGCGTGCGCCGGTTGCTGTCGCGCGCCTCGGAGGTCGTCGGCGACCAGCGCAACCGCGCGGTCGCGACGGTCGTGGCCGCGGCGCCGCTGAGCGCGGCGCAGAGCGAGCGCCTCACGGCGGCGCTCGCCAAGCGATACGGCACGCCGGTGTCGCTGAACACGATCGTCGACCCGACCGTCGTCGGCGGCATCCGCGTGCAGATCGCCGACGACGTCATCGACGCGAGCGTGTCGTCGCGTCTGGCCGACCTCCGTCAGCGGCTCGCCGGCTGA
- the atpA gene encoding F0F1 ATP synthase subunit alpha produces MADLTISPDVIRDALKDFVAAYEPTGAAATEVGTVVDAADGIAHVEGLPGVMANELVMFADGTQGLALNLDEHEIGVVVLGDFSGVEAGQQVTRTGEVLSVAVGDGYLGRVVDPLGNPIDGLGEIATVGRRALELQAPGVMQRKSVHEPLQTGIKAIDAMIPVGRGQRQLIIGDRQTGKTAIAIDTIINQKANWESGDATKQVRCIYVAIGQKGSTIAAVKGALEDAGALEYTTIVAAPASDPAGFKYLAPYTGSAIGQHWMYEGKHVLVIFDDLSKQAEAYRAVSLLLRRPPGREAYPGDVFYLHSRLLERCAKLSDELGAGSMTGLPIIETKANDVSAYIPTNVISITDGQIFLQSDLFNANQRPAVDVGISVSRVGGDAQVKSIKKVSGTLKLELAQYRSLEAFAMFASDLDAASRRQLARGARLTELLKQPQYSPYPVEEQVVSIWAGTNGKLDSIEVEDVLSFERELLDYLRRNTTILDTLRDTNVLDDDTVAELTKKTDEFILEFQAGKGQSIAKPGHEEVAAAQADDVNQEKIVKGRR; encoded by the coding sequence ATGGCAGATCTCACTATCAGCCCCGACGTCATCCGTGACGCGCTGAAGGACTTCGTCGCCGCCTACGAGCCCACCGGGGCTGCGGCCACCGAGGTCGGCACGGTCGTCGACGCCGCCGACGGCATCGCCCACGTCGAGGGCCTGCCCGGTGTCATGGCGAACGAGCTGGTGATGTTCGCGGACGGCACTCAGGGCCTCGCCCTCAACCTCGACGAGCACGAGATCGGTGTCGTCGTCCTCGGCGACTTCTCCGGTGTCGAGGCCGGCCAGCAGGTCACCCGCACCGGCGAGGTGCTCTCGGTGGCCGTCGGCGACGGCTACCTCGGTCGCGTCGTGGACCCGCTCGGCAACCCGATCGACGGTCTCGGCGAGATCGCCACGGTCGGTCGTCGTGCCCTCGAGCTGCAGGCGCCCGGCGTCATGCAGCGCAAGTCGGTGCACGAGCCGCTGCAGACCGGCATCAAGGCCATCGACGCGATGATCCCCGTCGGCCGCGGCCAGCGCCAGCTCATCATCGGCGACCGCCAGACCGGCAAGACGGCCATCGCGATCGACACGATCATCAACCAGAAGGCCAACTGGGAGTCGGGCGACGCCACCAAGCAGGTGCGCTGCATCTACGTCGCGATCGGCCAGAAGGGCTCGACGATCGCGGCCGTGAAGGGCGCCCTCGAGGACGCCGGTGCGCTGGAGTACACGACCATCGTCGCCGCCCCCGCCTCCGACCCCGCCGGCTTCAAGTACCTCGCGCCGTACACCGGCTCGGCCATCGGCCAGCACTGGATGTACGAAGGCAAGCACGTCCTGGTCATCTTCGACGACCTCTCGAAGCAGGCCGAGGCGTACCGCGCCGTGTCGCTGCTCCTGCGCCGCCCGCCGGGCCGCGAGGCCTACCCGGGCGACGTCTTCTACCTGCACTCGCGTCTGCTCGAGCGCTGCGCGAAGCTGTCCGACGAGCTCGGCGCCGGCTCCATGACGGGTCTTCCGATCATCGAGACGAAGGCCAACGACGTCTCGGCGTACATCCCGACCAACGTGATCTCGATCACCGACGGCCAGATCTTCTTGCAGTCCGACCTCTTCAACGCCAACCAGCGTCCCGCGGTCGACGTCGGCATCTCGGTCTCGCGAGTCGGTGGTGACGCCCAGGTCAAGTCGATCAAGAAGGTCTCCGGCACGCTCAAGCTCGAGCTCGCCCAGTACCGCTCGCTCGAGGCGTTCGCGATGTTCGCCTCCGACCTGGATGCTGCCTCGCGTCGCCAGCTCGCCCGCGGTGCGCGCCTGACCGAGCTGCTCAAGCAGCCGCAGTACTCGCCGTACCCGGTCGAGGAGCAGGTCGTCTCGATCTGGGCCGGCACCAACGGCAAGCTCGACTCGATCGAGGTGGAGGACGTCCTGTCGTTCGAGCGCGAGCTGCTCGACTACCTGCGTCGCAACACCACGATCCTCGACACGCTGCGCGACACCAACGTCCTCGACGACGACACCGTGGCGGAGCTGACGAAGAAGACCGACGAGTTCATCCTCGAGTTCCAGGCCGGCAAGGGCCAGTCGATCGCCAAGCCCGGCCACGAAGAGGTCGCAGCTGCGCAGGCCGACGACGTGAACCAGGAGAAGATCGTCAAGGGTCGCCGCTAA
- a CDS encoding F0F1 ATP synthase subunit gamma, giving the protein MGAQLRVYKQKISSAQTTKKITKAMELIAASRIQKAMARVRASSPFARAVTRAVSAVATHSNVDHPLTVERETIRRSAVVIFSSDRGLAGAFNSQILREGLELAQLLREEGREPVFYLIGRKAVGYFQFRRMDSAAEWTGDTDTPHFTTAEEIAATLLDAYDRGGEENGVDEIHLVYNRFVSMMTQTPETVRLLPLEVVEAEEASSAAVYPLYEFEPDAETVLDALLPVYIQSRVFNALLQSSAAKHAATQKAMKSASDNADKLITDYTRLRNNARQAEITQQIAEIVGGADALSSGK; this is encoded by the coding sequence ATGGGCGCACAACTCCGGGTCTACAAGCAGAAGATCTCTTCTGCTCAGACGACCAAGAAGATCACGAAGGCGATGGAACTCATCGCGGCTTCGCGCATCCAGAAGGCGATGGCACGTGTGCGCGCGTCGTCGCCCTTCGCGCGCGCCGTGACGCGTGCCGTCTCCGCCGTGGCGACGCACTCGAACGTCGACCACCCGCTGACCGTCGAACGAGAGACGATCCGCCGCTCCGCGGTCGTGATCTTCTCGTCCGACCGCGGTCTCGCGGGCGCGTTCAACTCGCAGATCCTCCGTGAAGGCCTCGAGCTCGCGCAGCTGCTGCGCGAGGAGGGCCGGGAGCCGGTGTTCTACCTCATCGGCCGCAAGGCCGTCGGGTACTTCCAGTTCCGTCGCATGGACAGCGCTGCGGAGTGGACCGGTGACACCGACACGCCGCACTTCACCACGGCGGAAGAGATCGCGGCGACCCTGCTCGACGCGTACGACCGCGGCGGCGAGGAGAACGGCGTCGACGAGATCCACCTCGTCTACAACCGCTTCGTCAGCATGATGACGCAGACGCCCGAGACGGTGCGCCTGCTTCCGCTCGAGGTCGTCGAGGCCGAGGAGGCCTCCTCCGCCGCGGTGTACCCGCTGTACGAGTTCGAGCCGGACGCCGAGACGGTGCTCGACGCGCTCCTGCCGGTGTACATCCAGAGCCGCGTCTTCAACGCCCTCCTGCAGTCGTCGGCAGCGAAGCACGCCGCGACCCAGAAGGCGATGAAGTCCGCCAGCGACAACGCCGACAAGCTCATCACCGACTACACGCGCCTGCGCAACAACGCGCGCCAGGCCGAGATCACGCAGCAGATCGCCGAGATCGTCGGCGGCGCCGACGCCCTCTCCTCGGGCAAGTAA
- the atpD gene encoding F0F1 ATP synthase subunit beta, which yields MSLTADKTETAVVGRVARVTGPVVDIEFPHDSIPDIYNALKTTIVIDGEGSEITLEVAQHLGDDLVRAISLKPTDGMVRGQEVRDTGGPITVPVGDVTKGKVFNVTGDVLNAAPGETVEVTERWGIHRKAPSFDQLESKTEMFETGIKSIDLLTPYVQGGKIGLFGGAGVGKTVLIQEMIQRVAQDHGGVSVFAGVGERTREGNDLIGEMEEAGVFDKTALVFGQMDEPPGTRLRVALSALTMAEYFRDVQKQDVLLFIDNIFRFTQAGSEVSTLLGRMPSAVGYQPNLADEMGVLQERITSTRGHSITSLQAIYVPADDYTDPAPATTFAHLDATTELSREIASKGLYPAIDPLTSTSRILDPRYIGEDHYRVATAVKQILQKNKELQEIIAILGVDELSEEDKIVVSRARRIQQFLSQNTYMAKKFTGVEGSTVPIKETIESFDAIVKGDFDHVAEQAFFNVGGISDVEEQWARIQKENG from the coding sequence ATGAGCCTCACCGCTGACAAGACCGAGACGGCGGTCGTCGGGCGCGTCGCCCGCGTCACCGGCCCCGTCGTCGACATCGAGTTCCCGCACGACTCGATCCCCGACATCTACAACGCGCTCAAGACGACGATCGTGATCGACGGCGAGGGATCGGAGATCACCCTCGAGGTGGCCCAGCACCTCGGCGACGATCTCGTCCGCGCCATCTCGCTCAAGCCCACCGATGGCATGGTCCGCGGCCAGGAGGTGCGCGACACCGGCGGCCCCATCACGGTTCCCGTGGGTGACGTCACCAAGGGCAAGGTGTTCAACGTCACGGGCGACGTGCTGAACGCCGCTCCGGGCGAGACCGTCGAGGTCACCGAGCGCTGGGGCATCCACCGCAAGGCGCCCTCGTTCGACCAGCTCGAATCGAAGACCGAGATGTTCGAGACCGGCATCAAGAGCATCGACCTGCTGACCCCGTACGTGCAGGGTGGCAAGATCGGCCTCTTCGGCGGTGCCGGCGTCGGCAAGACCGTCCTCATCCAGGAGATGATCCAGCGCGTCGCGCAGGACCATGGCGGTGTGTCGGTGTTCGCCGGTGTCGGCGAGCGCACCCGTGAGGGCAACGACCTCATCGGCGAGATGGAAGAGGCGGGCGTCTTCGACAAGACCGCCCTGGTCTTCGGCCAGATGGACGAGCCGCCGGGGACGCGTCTGCGCGTCGCGCTGTCGGCCCTGACCATGGCGGAGTACTTCCGCGACGTGCAGAAGCAGGACGTGCTGCTCTTCATCGACAACATCTTCCGCTTCACGCAGGCAGGTTCCGAGGTCTCGACGCTGCTCGGCCGCATGCCCTCCGCGGTGGGCTACCAGCCGAACCTCGCCGACGAGATGGGTGTGCTCCAGGAGCGCATCACGTCGACGCGCGGACACTCGATCACGTCGCTCCAGGCGATCTACGTCCCCGCCGACGACTACACCGACCCCGCGCCGGCCACCACGTTCGCGCACCTCGACGCGACGACCGAGCTCTCGCGTGAGATCGCGTCGAAGGGTCTGTACCCGGCCATCGACCCGCTGACGTCGACCAGCCGCATCCTCGACCCGCGCTACATCGGCGAGGACCACTACCGCGTGGCGACCGCCGTCAAGCAGATCCTCCAGAAGAACAAGGAGCTGCAGGAGATCATCGCGATCCTCGGTGTCGACGAGCTCTCGGAAGAGGACAAGATCGTCGTCTCCCGCGCGCGCCGCATCCAGCAGTTCCTCTCGCAGAACACCTACATGGCGAAGAAGTTCACCGGTGTCGAGGGTTCGACGGTGCCGATCAAGGAGACCATCGAGTCGTTCGACGCCATCGTCAAGGGTGACTTCGACCACGTCGCCGAGCAGGCGTTCTTCAACGTCGGCGGCATCTCCGACGTCGAAGAGCAGTGGGCGCGCATCCAGAAGGAGAACGGCTGA
- a CDS encoding F0F1 ATP synthase subunit epsilon, producing MPLKVSLVSADAEVWSGEASLVVAKTVEGEIGFMTGHEPVLAILAEGQVRITETSGTKIIANAQDGFLSMEGDDLTIVAGNAALIS from the coding sequence ATGCCGCTCAAAGTGAGCCTCGTCTCCGCCGACGCGGAGGTCTGGTCGGGAGAGGCGTCGCTCGTCGTCGCCAAGACCGTCGAGGGCGAGATCGGCTTCATGACCGGTCACGAGCCGGTGCTCGCGATCCTCGCCGAGGGTCAGGTGCGCATCACCGAGACCTCGGGCACGAAGATCATCGCCAACGCGCAGGACGGGTTCCTGTCGATGGAGGGCGACGACCTCACGATCGTGGCCGGCAACGCCGCACTGATCTCCTGA
- a CDS encoding YaaA family protein, with protein MLILLPPSETKRAGGRGTPLDVTRLALPQLAPQREAVVAALIALSDDEDHAARVLKLGPKQRGEVAVNAALRDGPSMAAIDRYTGVLFDALDAASVSAPGRRWLGAHVLVHSASFGPVGALDPIPAYRLGAATSLPGVPPLRRLWGADVTAALAALEPRFVLDLRSEAYVALGPVPAEVASRYVRVVTEGADGAVRALNHFNKHAKGALVRKLAEDRPRIGSAAAFLSWADAAGLRVRETGTGEFALFA; from the coding sequence ATGCTGATCCTGCTGCCGCCGTCCGAGACGAAGCGCGCGGGCGGCCGCGGCACGCCGCTCGATGTCACGCGGCTCGCGCTGCCGCAGCTCGCGCCCCAGCGCGAGGCCGTCGTCGCCGCGCTGATCGCCCTGTCGGACGACGAGGATCACGCCGCACGCGTCCTCAAGCTCGGCCCGAAGCAGCGCGGCGAGGTCGCCGTGAACGCCGCGCTGCGCGACGGCCCGTCGATGGCTGCGATCGACCGCTACACCGGAGTGCTCTTCGACGCGCTCGATGCAGCATCCGTCTCCGCCCCCGGCCGGCGCTGGCTGGGAGCCCACGTCCTCGTGCACTCGGCGTCGTTCGGTCCGGTGGGCGCGCTCGATCCGATCCCCGCCTACCGCCTCGGCGCCGCGACGTCGCTCCCGGGCGTGCCGCCGCTGCGGCGCCTGTGGGGCGCGGACGTCACTGCCGCCCTCGCGGCGTTGGAACCGCGCTTCGTGCTCGACCTCCGCTCCGAGGCGTACGTCGCACTGGGCCCGGTGCCTGCGGAGGTCGCATCGCGATACGTCCGCGTCGTGACCGAGGGTGCCGACGGTGCAGTGCGCGCCCTCAACCACTTCAACAAGCACGCGAAGGGCGCGCTCGTTCGTAAGCTCGCGGAGGACCGCCCGCGTATCGGGTCTGCCGCGGCGTTCCTATCATGGGCGGATGCTGCAGGCCTCCGTGTGCGCGAGACCGGAACCGGCGAGTTCGCGCTCTTCGCCTGA
- a CDS encoding DUF4282 domain-containing protein → MTDQTPSSPTPPPLPPQSAADAARAAADPDDTGVPTVRGEVDDVGRGFFSALFDLSFRTFITRRLASVFYFVGLIAIAIGFIVYFVGGIMSAISLMWLNIGAGITGLVATIIVVPVVTFLAIILLRFIIEAVVALIAIAENTERTAEHTKH, encoded by the coding sequence ATGACCGATCAGACTCCGTCGTCCCCGACTCCCCCACCGCTGCCGCCGCAGTCCGCCGCCGACGCCGCGCGGGCCGCCGCCGATCCCGACGATACGGGTGTCCCGACGGTCCGGGGGGAGGTGGACGACGTCGGCCGAGGGTTCTTCTCCGCGCTGTTCGACCTCTCGTTCCGCACCTTCATCACGCGGCGGCTCGCGAGCGTGTTCTACTTCGTCGGCCTGATCGCGATCGCCATCGGGTTCATCGTGTACTTCGTCGGCGGCATCATGAGTGCGATCTCGCTCATGTGGCTCAACATCGGCGCGGGAATCACCGGGCTCGTCGCGACCATCATCGTGGTGCCGGTGGTGACCTTCCTGGCGATCATCCTGCTCAGGTTCATCATCGAGGCGGTCGTGGCCCTCATCGCGATCGCCGAGAACACCGAGCGCACCGCCGAGCACACAAAGCACTGA
- a CDS encoding large exoprotein yields MDYNDGSGVGALIAFWLILAPFLFLLAVAGYVIGSWFLMKVFDKAGVQGRWRAWVPVYNSMVAAKLGDLSPWVMLGAILIAAFLGQIPVIGWILSLVGIAAWVLSGWRIGAKLGASWALLLLWLIPGVGTLIWLGILAFGSSRWNPNITPSPWRNSFLKDTTVWQGIPVQPDQAGAQAAPGVPGYGAPAEYQPPAGYTPPPAPPAGYTPPPAPSAAPAAPVPPPAAQPPVTPPPAAEPPAAQPPAAAPPATEPPTTEPPAPDAPKP; encoded by the coding sequence ATGGATTACAACGACGGCAGCGGGGTCGGTGCGCTCATAGCGTTCTGGCTCATCCTCGCGCCCTTCCTCTTCCTGCTGGCGGTCGCCGGCTACGTCATCGGCTCGTGGTTCCTCATGAAGGTCTTCGACAAGGCCGGTGTGCAGGGCCGCTGGCGCGCATGGGTGCCCGTCTACAACTCGATGGTCGCAGCAAAGCTCGGTGATCTGTCGCCGTGGGTCATGCTGGGGGCGATTCTGATCGCCGCGTTCCTCGGCCAGATCCCCGTCATCGGCTGGATCCTGAGCCTCGTCGGTATCGCGGCCTGGGTCCTCTCCGGCTGGCGCATCGGCGCCAAGCTCGGCGCGTCGTGGGCGCTCCTGCTGCTGTGGCTCATCCCCGGCGTCGGCACCCTCATCTGGCTCGGCATCTTGGCGTTCGGCAGCTCGCGCTGGAACCCGAACATCACGCCGTCGCCGTGGCGCAACTCGTTCCTGAAGGACACCACCGTCTGGCAGGGGATCCCGGTGCAGCCCGACCAGGCGGGGGCACAGGCCGCTCCTGGCGTGCCCGGTTACGGTGCCCCCGCGGAGTACCAGCCCCCGGCCGGGTACACCCCGCCGCCGGCGCCGCCCGCCGGTTACACGCCGCCGCCCGCGCCCTCGGCTGCGCCTGCTGCTCCGGTGCCGCCTCCCGCCGCGCAGCCCCCGGTGACGCCGCCGCCCGCCGCCGAGCCTCCGGCCGCGCAGCCTCCGGCCGCCGCGCCGCCGGCGACTGAACCGCCGACCACCGAGCCGCCGGCGCCCGACGCGCCCAAGCCGTAG
- a CDS encoding aldo/keto reductase has translation MTSTVPLRRVGASGLLVSAVGLGCNNFGRPGTRTETVDGTREVLDAAIDAGVTFLDTADMYGGDPGQSETLMGEALKGRRDQVTLATKFGHPGRDMGYPPSGAKGSRSYIRRAVEASLTRLQTEWIDLYQLHVPDNDTPMEETLDALADLVREGKVRYIGHSNFSGWQIAEGHFTALMRHSVPFVSSQNEYSLLAREAERNVLRAVERYGLGFFPYFPLHNGLLTGKFTRDAAPADTRIIRQRRHIYDDAPWDALEGYQAFCDERGVTMLEATFGWLLSRPAMSSVIAGATTPDQVRANAAAASAWTPTAADLAVIDALFPPPEAAL, from the coding sequence ATGACCTCGACTGTTCCCCTGCGCCGGGTCGGCGCGTCCGGCCTCCTCGTCTCCGCCGTCGGCCTCGGCTGCAACAACTTCGGCCGCCCGGGCACCCGCACCGAGACGGTCGACGGCACGCGGGAGGTGCTGGACGCCGCCATCGACGCGGGGGTGACCTTCCTCGACACCGCCGACATGTACGGCGGCGACCCCGGCCAGTCCGAGACGCTCATGGGGGAGGCGCTCAAAGGCCGCCGCGACCAGGTCACGCTCGCGACCAAGTTCGGTCACCCCGGCCGCGACATGGGCTACCCGCCGTCGGGCGCGAAGGGCTCGCGGTCATACATCCGGCGTGCGGTCGAGGCATCCCTCACCCGCCTGCAGACCGAGTGGATCGACCTTTACCAGCTGCACGTGCCCGACAACGACACCCCGATGGAAGAGACGCTCGACGCACTGGCAGACCTCGTGCGTGAAGGCAAGGTGCGCTACATCGGGCACTCGAACTTCTCGGGCTGGCAGATCGCCGAGGGCCACTTCACCGCCCTCATGCGCCACAGCGTGCCGTTCGTCTCGTCGCAGAACGAGTACAGCCTGCTCGCGCGCGAAGCCGAGCGGAACGTGCTGCGGGCCGTCGAGCGCTACGGCCTCGGCTTCTTCCCCTACTTCCCGCTCCACAACGGACTTCTGACCGGCAAGTTCACGCGGGACGCCGCACCCGCTGACACCCGCATCATCCGTCAGCGGCGCCACATCTACGACGACGCGCCGTGGGATGCGCTCGAGGGGTACCAGGCCTTCTGCGACGAGCGGGGCGTCACGATGCTCGAGGCGACTTTCGGATGGCTGCTGTCGCGTCCGGCGATGTCGAGCGTGATCGCCGGTGCGACGACGCCCGACCAGGTGCGGGCGAACGCCGCGGCTGCCTCGGCGTGGACGCCGACGGCCGCGGATCTCGCGGTGATCGATGCGCTGTTCCCGCCGCCGGAGGCCGCGCTCTGA
- a CDS encoding ABC transporter ATP-binding protein, with protein sequence MLGKLLVRYLSPAWPLIVAVVVFQLAQSIASLWLPTLNADIIDNGVVTGDIPYIWSTGGVMLIVSLVQVVCAIVAVYFGSRLAMGMGRELRGDLFHRVVAFSQREVGQFGAPSLITRNTNDVQQVQMLVQVSATLMISAPMLAIGGVIMAISQDVGLSWLMAVAIPVLLIIVGLIVWRMVPAFTQMQKRIDRVNQIMREQLSGIRVVRAFVREPQERARFERASDDVKATGLRAGNLMALMFPAVMLVMNVSSVAVIWFGAFQVQNSGVQIGTLFAFLTYLMQILMGVMMATFMFVMIPRAAVCANRIGEVLETEPSVSPPQAAASAPAPTGRIEFDHVDFAYPGAEDAVLHDLTFAVEPGTTTAVIGSTGSGKTTLISLVPRLFDVTAGSVRVDGVDVRDYDPDELWTRVGLVPQRAFLFSGTIASNLRYGDHDATEEQLWTALELAQAAEFVRAMPEGLEAPVAQGGTNVSGGQRQRLAIARALVKRPESYIFDDSFSALDLRTDAALRRALDTHLPDATRLVVAQRVSTIQHADQILVLDHGRIVGIGTHEDLVETNDTYREIVESQLAAEAAA encoded by the coding sequence GTGCTCGGAAAGCTCCTGGTGCGGTATCTGAGTCCCGCGTGGCCGCTCATCGTCGCGGTGGTCGTCTTCCAGCTGGCCCAGTCGATCGCGTCGCTCTGGCTGCCGACGCTCAACGCGGACATCATCGACAACGGCGTCGTCACCGGCGACATCCCCTACATCTGGTCCACCGGCGGCGTCATGCTGATCGTGAGTCTGGTGCAGGTGGTGTGCGCGATCGTCGCGGTGTACTTCGGCTCGCGCCTGGCGATGGGAATGGGCCGCGAGCTGCGCGGCGACCTGTTCCATCGCGTCGTGGCGTTCTCGCAGCGCGAGGTGGGCCAGTTCGGGGCGCCGTCGCTCATCACCCGCAACACCAACGACGTCCAGCAGGTCCAGATGCTGGTGCAGGTGTCGGCGACGCTCATGATCTCGGCGCCCATGCTCGCGATCGGCGGCGTGATCATGGCGATCAGCCAGGATGTGGGCCTGTCGTGGCTCATGGCCGTCGCGATCCCGGTGCTGCTCATCATCGTCGGCCTGATCGTGTGGCGCATGGTGCCCGCCTTCACGCAGATGCAGAAGCGCATCGATCGGGTCAACCAGATCATGCGAGAGCAGCTGAGTGGCATCCGCGTCGTGCGCGCGTTCGTGCGCGAACCGCAGGAGCGGGCCCGATTCGAGCGCGCCAGTGACGATGTGAAGGCGACGGGGCTGCGCGCCGGCAACCTGATGGCGCTCATGTTCCCCGCCGTGATGCTGGTCATGAACGTCTCGAGCGTCGCGGTGATCTGGTTCGGCGCCTTCCAGGTGCAGAATAGCGGCGTCCAGATCGGCACGCTGTTCGCATTCCTCACCTACCTGATGCAGATCCTGATGGGCGTCATGATGGCGACCTTCATGTTCGTCATGATCCCGCGCGCCGCCGTGTGCGCGAACCGCATCGGCGAGGTGCTCGAGACCGAGCCGTCGGTGTCGCCGCCCCAGGCCGCGGCATCCGCTCCCGCTCCCACCGGCCGGATCGAGTTCGACCACGTCGATTTCGCCTACCCGGGCGCCGAGGACGCCGTGCTGCACGACCTCACCTTCGCGGTGGAGCCCGGTACCACGACGGCGGTCATCGGCTCGACGGGCTCCGGCAAGACGACGCTCATCAGCCTCGTGCCGCGGCTGTTCGACGTGACCGCCGGCAGCGTCAGGGTCGACGGCGTCGACGTGCGCGACTACGATCCCGACGAGCTCTGGACGCGCGTGGGGCTGGTGCCGCAGCGCGCATTCCTGTTCTCGGGCACGATCGCGTCGAACCTGCGGTACGGCGACCATGATGCGACCGAGGAGCAGCTCTGGACGGCGCTCGAACTCGCGCAGGCCGCCGAGTTCGTGCGGGCCATGCCCGAAGGGCTCGAGGCACCGGTCGCGCAGGGCGGCACGAATGTCTCGGGCGGGCAGCGCCAGCGCCTCGCGATCGCCCGCGCGCTGGTGAAACGGCCGGAGTCGTACATCTTCGACGACTCGTTCTCTGCCCTGGATCTGAGGACGGATGCCGCGCTGCGCCGCGCGCTCGATACGCACCTGCCCGACGCGACGCGGCTCGTCGTCGCACAGCGCGTCTCGACGATCCAGCACGCCGACCAGATCCTCGTGCTCGATCACGGACGCATCGTCGGCATCGGCACGCATGAAGACCTCGTCGAGACCAACGACACCTACCGGGAGATCGTCGAATCCCAGCTCGCGGCGGAGGCGGCGGCATGA